ACCATTGAAGTTCTTGTTAAAGCTATTGATGATGATATTGTAACCGAGACAATAAAACACATCGATTTCTATGAGTTTGAAAAAGGTAAAACCCTTAAGACTCACGTTCCTATTCACCTGATCGGAAATTCCATCGGAGCCAAGGAAGGTGGAATAGTGGAGCAGAAATTGCATCTGCTTGAAATTGAGTGTTTGCCCAAGGATCTTCCTGAAGCTATAGAACTTGATATTTCTCAATTGGAAACGGGTGATTCTATTCATGTCAGTCAGGTTCCCGTAGAAGATGGTGTTAAAATCCTGAATATGGAAACCCAGACTATTGTTGTTGTTACTTCACCAAAGGCAGTTGTTGTTGAAACTGAAGACGAAGAAGAAGTTGTTGCAGAAGAAGGCGCAGCAGAATAATCTTTATTCTGATCTGTTAATTATTGGTCTGGGAAATCCCGGGTCAGTTTATGAGAAAACCCGGCATAATGCCGGGTTTGATTTGATTGAGCTGCTTTCAGAGCAGCTCAATTTGTTACTTCAGAAACCCCTTTTCCGGAATTATCTATACAGTTCTGTGCTCAAAGGGAATCGTCGAATA
The window above is part of the Oceanispirochaeta sp. genome. Proteins encoded here:
- a CDS encoding 50S ribosomal protein L25 → MEQKSLSVVERTEFKKGPAKKLRSEGLIPAVVYGHTNPLHIAVNAIEFGKKFKVVTENTVIKLELGDKTIEVLVKAIDDDIVTETIKHIDFYEFEKGKTLKTHVPIHLIGNSIGAKEGGIVEQKLHLLEIECLPKDLPEAIELDISQLETGDSIHVSQVPVEDGVKILNMETQTIVVVTSPKAVVVETEDEEEVVAEEGAAE